aattGAAGGGGATCCATATCTGCTGCAAATAATGAACTGTAAATAGTGACATCTTACTtcttgtagaaaaaaaattccattattcaTTTCtgagaagtatttttaaaaattggtcTTCCCATTTTTACCATAAACATCTctgttataaataaatatgttctCCCACCCATAAATAAATCACATACATTGTTGCAAGAAAACAGATcagcagaaacagctgaaatgtAATTATACACTAACCAAAAAGAATTCCATTGTAACTGAAAATGAATGGCTTGTACTTCAGGTCATTAGCAGAGCACTGACCAGCCCAATCCTAAATGCTAGAATACCCCCacaaaaaaggagggaaaaaaacaaccaaccaaccaaacttGAGAAAAATATCCAAGTGCTTGAGAAAGCAGAAACTATGTTTGTATagaatgaatttttaaatattgtgaAAACCCTGCCCATTTGTCTCACATTAGAGAAATTCTGTTAAGCTTCCCTTACTTCTCTATGGCTGTTTATGCATCACTATTTGAAAAAAGTAAACAAGctaaaaatcatttttatctGCCTCCACATCTACAGAATGAAATGCTTTGCTAGCTTATAAcactaaaaatcaaaaatcaagtTTGATAATTAACCAGCCTTTCTTAACAAACCCACACTTACCAAATGGCACTTCAAACAACgaactacagaaaaaaagaaaaaaaaaggaaaaacgTGTATTGTGTTGAAAGGTTAAAGAATATGTGTACTTTCCATATAGCTGAAATGCTTCCATGAACATTTAACTCTGGATTAACACAACAGTccaaattcaggaaaataaaactattttactCATTAAAACATTCTGACAATATTGCAACGTAATTTAAGTGTCATTTTAAgcactgagaatttttttatttcaataaaaaggaaaacaagaagaaatgcTAAGTTGAGAGAATCCCTTTCTGCCaccaaaaagaaaccaaaaaaaaaaaaaaacaaacccaaccaaaaaaaacccaccaaaaaccaaacaaaaaaaaccccacaaaaaaaccccaaaactcccacCAAAAAAGAACTGGTGagcttctttcttctcctgccaTATAGCAGATCTCTTCTTGGATTTCACACCACTGACCATACCCTGACAGATATCTTACACAGTTTACATTACTTCTTTTGAAGGATTAATCTAGACCAGCCCAgagataaaaaccaaaatgcacAATGAATTCCTACACTGAATTCCAGCTTGTTACTGTGAACTCAACATAAGTAAAAAAGGAATCCCACACATCTTATAGTATATACACTGTTTTCACACAGTAGGAGTTAGAGGAATACGTAAAGGGACAAGCTACTTTTGTACAAAACCTCaatttatttcagagaaattaaaaatatggtatttaatatatataaatttctaTTCCTCTATAAATATAGATGATCTTGCGataatgaacagaaataaatgcataccaaattaaaataattttgcatttaggGTATGGTAGCCATAGATAACGTTTATGAACCTAAATACAGGCATTTGTAATATAAAAGAAGTTTAAAACAATACAATCAGGAGAGAAGCATTCTGCTGTTTTTCATACAGAGGTCTACATATTCAAATGCATCTGTTGAAAGTTACAATTTCGTCTTTAACTTTTTTAATGCATTAGAAGCACAATCCCACACACCCAGGAGCACACAAGGGAGTAGATACACTGCAGACATGGTATCTTATCCTTGCAGTATGCAATGTTATTTCTGTACcgaaaaaaggggaaaaaaagacagcagAGGCTCTTTCAGGTCTCACATCTCACCAGAGTGCTTAagcattctgcttttctgttttccttttcattgtttttacTACTGGCAAAAATCATCACACCCTCATGATGTGTAATAATTTAAATCTCaatgaattaaaattcaaaGGAATGGCAATGGCTCCAGCGTTTCCCATACGAAGAGCTGGTGCATGAATATAACTAGGGGGCAGggaggaaacaaacaaaagccccAAACTGAATGCTGCGATTTATTCCGATGAAGCTCTTTTCAGTGAGCCCGTATTTCCTGATCCTGCTGACCCCAGCCGGCAGCGGCGCggcgggagggagcggggcgggcggcggtgGGAGCACCCGCGGGGCGCCCGGGATCGCAGCGGGCTTAGGGAAAAAACAGCAGGAGCCAATTCCGCTCTGTCTCTGAGCCCTGAGCCATCGGAGGTGCTACAGGTGCAGGCGGCGCTGAACCCCAGCTCGTACCCCGCACCGGGCCAACACTGCTGAGCCCCGGGCACACGGCCGGGGCTCTCCCTCCAGAGCGGCCCCGAGCACGGCGGCTGTCCGCACCGCAGGAAGGCCGGCGGGGTCAGCGCCGGGGCTCGCTGCAGCGCCGGCCCCGAGCCCTGCCCGGGGGCTCTCCGCGCTCCCCGGACGGGGCCGGAGCCGGGGCGGGAAGCGGCgctcctccccatccccatccccacctccaCGGGCGGGCCAGGACCCAGCCCGGCTCAGGAGGAGCCcccggccgcagccccgctccgcgcccTCCTGGTTCATGCAGCTGGAATTCCAAGCAGAGCCATTACAAAACATGTGtgggggagaagaaaaggggGTGGTTTTCGGTTCTCTTACCGGCAGCTTTTCCCATCCTGCcctacaaaataaaaatccaaagtcttttttttttctttaaataaaaaaaaagggaggaggtGAAGCGAGGAAGTAAAATCCGCAAACGGGTTAGAAGTGTcctaaataattaaaaaagtgagttttttgtaatttaaatacaaatatactTACAAAATCTTACAGAGGCTATTTACATCCCTCTCCCCCAACCTGACAGTGCGTTCAGCTCCTACAGGAGACAGCCCGAGCGGCATGGGGAGGGCAGAGCCCGGAGATCCCAGGCACTGGCTCATCCTCCGCTCCCCGCCGCCTGCGGAAGCCACTCGCAGTCCCAAAAGTTTGCCCAGGCTGCATAAGGAGCTGCTTCCCGAGGCAGAGCCTCAGTCCTCCGCCTGCCCGCATCTCCCTAGCCTGGCAAGCAGGGGTCTCAGACCGTGGTCTCACCCTGCTTGCTGTTGGTGAGCCTGGTGTAAAACTTCCTCCAGGAGTTCAGGGTTTTCCCGGACCAGATCCAGAAACCCGAAGTGATGCCCACGATTAAGGTCATGAGATACTTGATCATGAAGACAGTGAAGTCGGGGCTCATGGGCGGGTGGTGGCCGCTGTGGTTGTTGGGGCAGGGAATGGCATAACTCTTACAGCTCTGCGTgacccagctcctctcccactgTTCCCTAAAAGCTTGCTCGTAAAAATAGCAGGCAATGACGATGGTGGCCGGCACCGTGTAGAGGACACTGAAGATGCCTATCCTCACCATGAGCTTCTCCAGCTTTTCTGTCTTGGTGCCGTCATGCTTCATGATGGTCCGGATCCTGAAGAGGGACACAAAGCCAGCCAGCAGGAAAGAGGTGCCAATGAACAGGTAGACGAACAAGGGGGCCAGCACGAAGCCCCTCAGGGCATCCACGTTGTTGATGCCCACAAAGCAGACGCCACTGAGGACGTCCCCATCCACTTGTCCCAGGGCAAGGATGGTGATGGTCTTGATGGCCGGCACGGCCCAGGCGGCCAGATGAAAGTACTGGGAGTTGGCCTCAATGGCCTCATGGCCCCACTTCATGCCAGCAGCAAGGAACCAGGTAAGGGAGAGGATGACCCACCAGATGGAGCTGGCCATGCCAAAGAAGTAGAGCATCATGAAGAGGATGGTGCAGCCCTCCCGCTTCGTGCCCTGCGCCACGGTGCGGGAACCGTCCTCGGCAAAGCGCTCGTTGCAGACCACCCTCTCCTCCAGGAGGAAGCCGGCGATGTAGGCCACGGCCACCGCCGTGTAGCAGCCTGAGAGGAAGATGATGGGCCGCTCGGGGTAGCTGAATCGCTTCATGTCCACCAAGTAGGTGAGGACGGTGAAGAGGGtggaggcacagcagagcacgGACCAGATGCCGATCCAGGTGCGGGAGAAGCGCAGCTCCTCGGGCCCGAAGTACATGAGCCCGTAGAGGCGGCCGGGCTCGCAGGGCGCCCCGCAGTCCTTCTCTCCCAGGAAGCGGTAGTTCAGGTACGAGGGCACCTTCAGCGCCCGCGGGCAGGTGAAGCGCCCGCGGCTCTCGCCGGGCCCCGCGCCCCCAGGGCCGCCGGCGCCCCCGCGGTGCGGGTTGCTGGTCCAGCTCTCGGGGCGCAGGGCGGGCGTGGGGGTGCCGCGCTCCGAGGCGTTCTGCCCCACGCACAGCTCGCCAGCCCCGTGCACCGGGAACTTTTCGCAGCGCAGCGTGTCGGGCCACTGGAAGCCGAACTTGTTCATGAGGGCCTCGCAGCCCTGGCGGGCCCGCTCGCAGAGGGAGCGGCAGGGCGGCAGGGCCTGCTCCAGCACGGTGCACACCGGCGCGTACATGGAGCACAGGAAGAACTTGAGCTCGGCCGAGCACTGCACCTTCACCAGCGGGTAGAACTGGTGCACCTCCAGCCCCGCGTCCTCCTGGTTGGTGTGGCCCAGCAGGTTGGGCATGATGGTCTGGTTGTAGGCGATGTCGGTGCAgagagggatggagatgggCTGGCAGTAGCCGTGGTCAGGGATGGAGATGCCCCGCTCGCCGTTGTACTGCGACGCCGGCAGCTGCCCCCCggccggcagcgccgccgcccacagcagcgccagcagcagcgcCAGCCGCGGGCGCCGGCCGCTGCCAACTTCCCCGCCGCCGCTCACCGCCGGCCCGCGCCGCTCGGCCATGCTCAGTCGGTGCCGCCTGCCCTGCCGggctcccgccgccccgccgccgccgcctccgccgccgcTGCTCCTCCCGGCCCGAAGTTGCGACTCATGAAGGGAGCGGCGGGCAGGGAcggggcagccccggccgcCACTCACGCGGCCGCGGAGCGCAGCGCGCAGCTCTGCCCGCTCCGGCGGCAGCGTCCGCCGCGCCTCCGAGTACCGCCGCtaccgccgccgccgccgcctccgccgccgcctGACCATTTGTGCCGGCCCCTCGAGCCCGCGCCCCtcgccgcgccgcgccgcgcgcCCTCCGACCGGTTTCCAGGCGCCCCGCAGTCTGCTCCACCGGAGGGAGGAGCCTTGAAACCGACGCCGAACTTTCCTGCGCAAGGGACCGTCTCCCAACGCCTCACCCGGGGGCGGGCGCAggcgggccggggctgcccctCAGCGCGCCGCGCACAAAGGCGGCGGGGCGGCGCTGGGAAGGGGCcccgcggcgggcggcgggggaCGGGCTGTGCCGTGCCGGTCGGCAGCGCGCCGCCCCGGCCGTCCCGGGGGTGCTCTTGGATTCCCCGCTGGTGA
The nucleotide sequence above comes from Oenanthe melanoleuca isolate GR-GAL-2019-014 chromosome 2, OMel1.0, whole genome shotgun sequence. Encoded proteins:
- the FZD1 gene encoding frizzled-1 — its product is MAERRGPAVSGGGEVGSGRRPRLALLLALLWAAALPAGGQLPASQYNGERGISIPDHGYCQPISIPLCTDIAYNQTIMPNLLGHTNQEDAGLEVHQFYPLVKVQCSAELKFFLCSMYAPVCTVLEQALPPCRSLCERARQGCEALMNKFGFQWPDTLRCEKFPVHGAGELCVGQNASERGTPTPALRPESWTSNPHRGGAGGPGGAGPGESRGRFTCPRALKVPSYLNYRFLGEKDCGAPCEPGRLYGLMYFGPEELRFSRTWIGIWSVLCCASTLFTVLTYLVDMKRFSYPERPIIFLSGCYTAVAVAYIAGFLLEERVVCNERFAEDGSRTVAQGTKREGCTILFMMLYFFGMASSIWWVILSLTWFLAAGMKWGHEAIEANSQYFHLAAWAVPAIKTITILALGQVDGDVLSGVCFVGINNVDALRGFVLAPLFVYLFIGTSFLLAGFVSLFRIRTIMKHDGTKTEKLEKLMVRIGIFSVLYTVPATIVIACYFYEQAFREQWERSWVTQSCKSYAIPCPNNHSGHHPPMSPDFTVFMIKYLMTLIVGITSGFWIWSGKTLNSWRKFYTRLTNSKQGETTV